From Candidatus Cloacimonadota bacterium, a single genomic window includes:
- the fabG gene encoding 3-oxoacyl-[acyl-carrier-protein] reductase, protein MYDFSNTVILITGGARGIGFAIAERFAKAKGKVIIIDLAPEAVQEAVRRIKETGCEAFGYVGNVTDAEGMEALFKQVSQDHARIDVLINNAGITRDNLVLRMKEEEWQLVMDINLKGAFICTQKAFKYMMKARRGSIVNIASVIGIMGNAGQSNYAASKGGLIAFTKSCAKEFASRNVRVNAVAPGFIETEMTASLSDEVRAEYGKAIPLGKMGTPQDVARVCMFLAAEDSNYITGQTIAVDGGLTMH, encoded by the coding sequence ATGTACGATTTTTCGAATACCGTTATACTCATAACCGGAGGTGCTCGAGGCATAGGTTTTGCTATTGCAGAGCGTTTTGCCAAAGCAAAGGGGAAAGTAATAATAATAGATCTCGCCCCAGAAGCGGTACAAGAAGCTGTCCGACGGATAAAGGAGACTGGATGCGAAGCATTTGGTTATGTAGGTAACGTTACCGATGCTGAGGGCATGGAGGCTCTTTTTAAACAGGTTTCTCAGGATCACGCAAGAATAGACGTACTAATAAACAATGCTGGTATAACGCGAGATAACTTGGTATTAAGGATGAAAGAAGAAGAGTGGCAATTGGTAATGGACATCAACCTTAAGGGTGCCTTTATCTGCACTCAGAAAGCATTTAAGTATATGATGAAAGCACGCAGAGGCAGCATTGTGAATATCGCCAGCGTGATTGGAATTATGGGCAATGCGGGTCAGTCTAACTATGCTGCATCCAAGGGTGGATTAATAGCTTTTACCAAAAGCTGTGCTAAGGAATTTGCCTCAAGAAATGTGAGGGTAAATGCTGTAGCCCCAGGTTTTATAGAAACAGAGATGACTGCCAGCCTTAGCGATGAAGTGCGAGCAGAATATGGCAAGGCAATTCCACTGGGTAAAATGGGCACTCCGCAAGATGTAGCCAGAGTATGTATGTTTCTGGCGGCAGAAGATAGTAATTATATTACTGGGCAAACGATAGCAGTAGACGGTGGCTTAACCATGCACTAA
- a CDS encoding acyl carrier protein: MDIEAKVKQIVMDKLGVEESQIVPEANFIEDLRADSLDTVELVMAFEDEFGLTIPDEDQDKLRTVGQAIDYLKEKLG, from the coding sequence ATGGATATTGAAGCAAAAGTAAAACAGATCGTAATGGACAAATTGGGAGTAGAAGAATCCCAAATCGTTCCTGAAGCAAATTTCATCGAAGATCTTCGTGCCGACTCATTGGATACCGTTGAGCTGGTAATGGCTTTTGAAGATGAATTTGGTCTGACCATTCCTGATGAAGATCAGGATAAACTTCGTACCGTTGGCCAAGCCATCGATTATCTCAAAGAGAAACTGGGATAA